The Peribacillus simplex genome contains a region encoding:
- a CDS encoding PHP domain-containing protein, with protein MKVELHCHTNISDGSSSFEELLEVAKRESIGHLAITNHDTTMRVQEMVEHGKEVGIEIIPGIEVSGYDFARGRRVHILGYFVEPGHKALEELCNPLIHKRNAASEKMVERLIHAGYRITWDQVSKFKGGTGVYKQHIMLALRESGYTDSIYGDLYKKIFSRGQNGEEPGIAFIPMEYVDAILAVKAIRAAGGVPVLAHPGQYGSFEMIPDLVEAGLEGIEVLHPHHGHEEEERAISYADQYNLIKTGGSDFHGDYGENPILLGSMSPGKECVDALKLRKKSMSITDVVLKNIDL; from the coding sequence ATGAAGGTTGAATTACATTGTCATACGAACATTTCAGATGGTTCCAGTTCTTTTGAAGAACTATTGGAGGTTGCAAAAAGGGAGAGCATTGGCCATTTAGCGATTACGAATCACGATACAACGATGAGAGTGCAAGAGATGGTGGAACATGGGAAGGAAGTAGGAATCGAAATCATTCCTGGTATAGAAGTTTCTGGTTATGACTTTGCAAGAGGAAGGCGTGTACATATTTTGGGCTATTTTGTTGAGCCTGGTCATAAGGCGCTTGAGGAGCTATGTAATCCGCTGATTCATAAGAGGAATGCAGCTTCTGAAAAAATGGTGGAACGGCTGATTCATGCAGGATATCGAATAACTTGGGATCAGGTTTCTAAATTCAAGGGAGGAACCGGTGTTTATAAACAGCATATTATGCTGGCGCTAAGGGAATCGGGGTATACGGATTCTATCTATGGAGATTTGTATAAGAAGATCTTCAGTCGCGGCCAAAATGGAGAAGAGCCAGGCATTGCCTTTATTCCTATGGAGTATGTGGATGCCATCCTTGCTGTGAAGGCGATTCGTGCTGCCGGGGGCGTTCCGGTCCTTGCTCATCCTGGACAATACGGGAGCTTCGAAATGATTCCTGATCTTGTAGAAGCAGGGCTTGAAGGGATTGAAGTTCTTCATCCGCATCATGGTCATGAAGAAGAGGAAAGAGCGATTTCATATGCAGATCAATATAATCTCATTAAGACAGGAGGTTCGGATTTTCATGGGGATTATGGGGAGAACCCGATTCTGCTTGGCAGTATGAGCCCAGGAAAGGAATGTGTGGATGCTTTGAAATTAAGGAAAAAAAGCATGTCCATTACTGATGTCGTATTGAAAAATATCGATCTATGA